CCGCGCCGGTCAGGCTGTTGGTGGTGCGCAGCGCCTCGCCGACGACGCGCGTGGCGGGATCGATGACGTAGCCCGCCTTCGCGCCGTACTGGGACTGGCCGGCCGATTGCGGGCTGTTCGGGTTGTAGAAGCCGCCGTCGGTATGCGCGCCCCAGACCCGCGCCTGCACTTCCGTGCCTTCGTGGCGGAACTCGAAGCGCTCGCCCTTGCCGTCGCCCTGCAGGTCGGTGCGGCTGCGCGCGGCTTCGGCCGTCAGCACGGTCTTCTCGCCCAGCTTGCTGGTCAGGGTCAGGCCCTGCAGGCGCTGGCGGTTGGCCGGGTCCTCGTCGGCGACGACGACCGCGCCCACCGTCGTGCCGGGCAGGACCTGCACGTTGGCCTCGACGCCCGCCACGTCGTGCTTCGGGCCGCCGTTGTCCACGTCGTAGCTCACGCGCACGAACACCGGGTTCAGGTCGGCGTCGACGCTGGGCACCGCGTCCTTCAGCAGCAGCAGCCCCGTCAGGGGCTCGATGCTGTAGTCGGTGAAGGCTGTGAGCGCCGTGTCCTTCAGCACCAGCGCGGGCTGGTCACGGCTGCGGATGATCACGTGCACCTGTTCGCTGTTGACGACGCCGTTGGCGTTCAGCTGGAACGGGCCCGAGGTGCCGTTGCCGCGGAACTCCTGCACCACCTGGGTCGCGCCGGTGCGGCTGCCGAAAGCCTCGACGCCCACCGTGCCGTTGCTCCAGCGGCCCTTGGCGCCGCTCAGGGAGCGCGAGTACTGCGTCAGCTGGCGCGCGGTGTTCTCGCTCTGGGACGTGAAGTCGCCCAGCAGCGCGAAGTTGGTGCCGTTCTGCAGCAGCACGTACAGCTTGCCGGTGGACTGGCCGTCGAAACCGCGCGCGGACGAATCGCCATAGACCGGATAGAACTGGTTCGGCTGGATGTCGCGCAGCAGCCGGGTATCGGACGGCTTGTCCGAGTCATAGGCGACGGTCAGCAGGCTGGAGCCGAGCACCTTGCCCTTGAGGAACATGGCGGCGCGCGCGCCCGCTTGGCCCTTGCCGTTGTCGAAGCTGTGCGAGGCGCTCTGGATCTCGCGCTCGAACACGTCGCCGCTGCTGGCGGGCTGCAGCGCCGCGGGGTTCAGGTTGCGCAGGTTGATGGTGCCTTCGACGACACCGGCGGCGATCATCGGGCGCAGCAGCGGCACGAATTCGACTTCGGCGGTGGACTTGACCATGCCGGCCTGCACCGTCAGCGTCACCTTGCCCGGCTGGGCCGGCGGTACCAGCAGGTAGCGGCCGCTGCCGCCTTCCAGCAGCACCTGGGTGCCGGCCTGGGTCGGGTTGACGTCGGCCACCTGCCATTCACCGGCGCTGGCCAGGAGCGTGACTTCGGCGCGCGCCGTCGCCGGCAGGCCGGCGGCGTCCTCCAGCGCGATCGCCACGGCGATCGGCGTGTTGGGATCGGCCACCGGCTGCTTCGGCACGTCGATGCGCACCGTGGCCAGCGGGCCCGGGGCGAGCACGGTGACCTGTGCCTTGCCGCGCACGTTGCCGAACGGGTCCTTCACCTGCACTTCCAGCGTGTTGCGGCCGGGATGGAGGTCGACGCCGATGTATTCCCAGCCGGTGACCTTGTTCGGCGGCAGGCTGCTGCGCTTGCCGACCTGGGTCGTGGGCACGACCTGGCCGTTCACCTGCAGTTCGAAGGTGGCGCCCAGCGGGCCCTTCACGCGCACGCGCGTCTGCGCCGTCGGCAGCACCTGGCCCTCTTCCAGGCCGATGAAGCCCGTGTCGGCCGTCACCTGCGGCAGCAGGTCTTCCAGTTCGGGGACCGCCTGCGTTTCCGCCGCCGGCACCGCAGCCGGCGCCGGCGCCTGCCCTGGCACGGTGTCGACCGGACGGAACACCGACTTGGGCAGCCCCTGCTGCATGGCGGCGACGGAGCCGCCCGTGTCGCCCACCGCGCCCAGCGTGGGCGCCGTGCCGTTGGCGGCCGCGTTGCGGGCGCCGCCGGGCAGCGCCAGCGCGCCGCTGGCCGGCAAGGTGCGGGCGTCGGTGGCGGACGCCGTCGGCGTGGCGGCGAGCATCGTGCTGGCCGCCTGCACCATTTCCGCGGGGTTGGCCAGGGCCTTGCGGCGCGCCGCGATCTGCTCGCGCAGGCCTTCGTCGCAACCGGCCACGGCGAAATCCGCCTTGTGGAGTTCGCCGTTCTTCAGGTCGACGAAACGGCTGCCGGCATCGAAGGCATTGCGGTTGGACAGCACGCGCAGGCTGCTGCCCGCGGGCAGGGTGGTGAGGTCCACCTTGGCAACGTGCGTGCGCGGCGTGAGGCCGTAGAGGCTGTACTTGCCCTCTTCGTCGGTCACCGCATAGGTGCCGTCTTCCAGCAGGATGCGCACGCCGGGGATGCCGGGGGCGCCGTCCGCCTGCACGCCGTCGCCGCGGCAGTCGGCATAGACCTTGCCGATCAGGTAGGCGTCGTTGGAGAACACGCCGCCGACCACCTGCACGCGCGCGCTGCCGTGGTTGGAGAAGATCGAGCCGCCTTCGGCCTGCGCCGTGTTGATGCCGTCGCCGCCCTGGCTGCCGACGCCGACGCGCACGCGATAGGTCAGCGTGCGCTGGACGCCATTGACGATCTTGCCGATGGCGAAGGTCAGCTGCGGGCCAGTGCCGCCAGCCGGGTCGGCGAGCGCCGCGCCGTCGAGGCGCGCGCTGCCTTTCACGTACGCAAAGCCGCGCGGCAGCGCGTCGCGCACGACGACGTTCAGCAGCGGCACCTGCAGCACGTTCTTCACCGTCACCGTGTAGTCGACGAAGTCGCCGATTTCGGCCGTGGCCTTGCTCGCCGTCTTCTGCAGGAACATGCCGCCTTCGTCGCCGGTGTCCAGCGGGACGTCGAAGCGCACCGGGCCCAGGGCGGCAGTGAAGCTCCCGCCATACGAGCCGACCTGGTCGATCACGCGGCCGGCCGGCTGCAGCGCGATGGGCAGCGCCGAAGGGAACTGGAAGCCGTTCGGCGGCGTCACCAGCAGCTTGTAGGTGCTGGGCTGCACCAGCGGGAAGGCGAAGACGCCGTCGGCGCTCGTCACGACGGACGACGCTGCCTTGGTCGTGCCGTCCATCTCCAGCACGTCGGCGGGCGAACCGGCGCGGCCGCCGTTGCCATTGCCGGTGACGTCGATCAGCTGCACGGTGGCGCCGCTCAGCGGCAGGTTGCTGCGGCTGTCGTACACGACGCCGCTCGGGTCGATCAGCAGCGTGGTCGTGGCCGTCGCCGACACGCCGCCGCAGCTGGTGACGCTGGCCGTGACCAGGTCGTTGCGCAGCACTTCCATGATGCCGTCGCCGGAAGACACGATGTGGCTCGCCGCGTTCGCGGTCGGCACGTTGGGCAGGATCCGGAACAGGCCCGTGTTGGGGCCGGTCTCGGTGGCGGTGAAGACTTCCACGTCGCCGGTCAGCTGGCTGGTGAGCGTCACCGGCACGGTGTCCGCGCGCGCCGCATCGGCATTGCAGACGGCCGCATCCAGCTGCACGAACAGCGGCTTGCCCGGCTGGTTCTGGGAGGCGTGCGCCGCATAGGCGCTGCTGGAATAGAAGGAGATCTCCGCCGCGCGGTTCGGCAGGGGCAGCACCACGCGATTGCTGGTGGCGAGCTGCACCGCAGTCGTGTCCGCCCAGTCGGCATAGGCCGTGTTCACGATGCTGCCGGCAGCGTTGGCGTTGGCCGTCACCCGGAACTGGCCCTGCAGGCTGCCGCCCGCGGGCAGGCTGGCGAGCATCCAGGCCACGCCGTCGACGCTGGCGCCGGACGCCGCCGTGCTCGCGTAGTTGTTGGTGGCATTGCCCACCAGGTGATAGAGCGTGCGCGCGCCGACGTTGGTGGAGCCGGTGACCGAGGTGAAGGCAGTGTTGGCGGGCACCGCGGCCCGCAGCACGAAGCCGGTGGCCGGCGTGCCGTCGATCGTAATCGCCACGGCGCCTGCGGCCGTATTGCCGTTGTTGATCGCCACGGCCGTCCAGTCGATCGGGGACGACGGCGTGGCCGCGGCCACCGAGGCGGACAGCAGGGCCTGCACGGCGGCGCCGCTGGTCAGCGTGAACGTGTCGGTGTTGGTGGCGCGGGCGCCCTGCACCTGGCTCACTGCGCTCAGCACCACCGAGGCCGCCTGGGCGGCGCCCGCCGTGGGCGGCACGGTGCCCGTCACCAGCAGGTTCACGCTGGTGCCCATGGGCAGGGTGATGCCGGTGGCGCCGATGACCGGTTCGCCGGAGTCGGCGCGGCCGTTGCCGTTGACGTCCTGCACGACCTGCAGGTTGAGCGGCGTGAACGCGCTACCGGTGGCGACCGCTACCGTCAGCAGGTAGGTCGTGTCGGTGTTGCCGGTGTTGACGAGGGTATGGCTGGCAGCGAACGGGGCTCCCGTTCCCACCATGAGATTCTGGCTGGCGCTCAGCGTGAGCGCCTCGAGTACGGTGACTCGGGTATTGACGGTATTGGAACTCAGCCTCGCCGACAGTCCGCTGGTGGAGTCGACGAAGGTGGCCAGCGCGGTGTTGCTGATGACCGAGCCAGCCGCCGGTGCCGCCTGCCCCTGCATGCAACCGAGCAACAGGGCCCAGCAGACGAGGAGTTGTTGAAGCAGGCGCCGGGACATCTTGGGCTGTTTGGACAAGGGGCGGAGGAAGGTCACCCCTCCTCCGCCCCCTGGCCTTCACTGCATCAGGGGGTGATCTTCACGCCGAAGGTCACGGTGGCCGACGCGCCGGCCGCGAGCGTGCCGCCGACCGGGGTGGCGGAGTTCGCGCCCGTGCCGATGTACGCGGTGATCGTGCCGGAGGCGTTCAGGGCCGGGCCGGTCACCTGGCCAGGCGAAGCCGTGGCAGCTACGGTGCTGATCGTCGTGTAGGTCGGCGTCGCGTCGGAGATGACCACGCCCGTGGCGTCAGCGGCGCCGACGTTGGTCACGGTGATGCGGTACATCACGCAGGTGCCGGGCGCGGCGCTCAGGTTGCCCTGGGTCCAGGTGCCCGTGGTGGTGCCGGCGCAGGTTGCGTCGAGCTGTTGCTCCTTGACCAGGGTCAGGTTGCCGGCAATCACCGTGGTGCTGTCGGTCGCCACCGTCGCGGCAGGCACGGTGCTCGTGTAGGTGCCGTTCGTGGTGTTGATCGTGATGGTGGTCGCGTTGATCGAGCCGGGGGTCGCGCCGCTGGGGGCGATCACCTTCTCGAACAGCGTGACGGACTGGCCGATGGCCAGGCCACCCGCGGGCAGCACCGCGTTCAGGTTGCCGGTCACCAGCGTGTCGGTGGCGTCCAGCGTGCCGTTGCCGTTGGAGTCGAAGTACAGCGTCGACGACCAGCCGGAGGTGTTGTTGGCCTGCACCGGCGCCAGCGTGCTGAACACCGTCGTCGTGCCGGCTTCCACCACGTTGCCGTTGTTGGTCAGCGTGTGCTTGTAGACGTAGGAACCGCCCGGGTAGGTCTGGCCGGCGCCGTTGGGCGTCAGGCTCAGGGAACGCACCGCGTTCACGGTCACCGCGTCATACAGCACGTCGGCCGCGTTGGAGCTGGGCGACTTCGCACGGAAGTACACCGCCACGTCGCCCGCCGGGTAGCCGGCCGGCACGGTCACCACCGCGCAGACGGTGGTCGTCGCGGCGGCGTTGATGGTGCCCGTGTTGGTCAGCGAAGCGCCGGTGGTCGTGCAGGCGCCGGCGCTGGCGTCCGCCTTGAACACCACGGACCAGCCCGAAGGCAGGGCGCCGGGGAAGGTCGTCGTGTTGCTGGCCAGCATGTCGAACGTGTCAGCCGTCGGGCCGGTGTTCTTCACTTGCAGGGTGAAGGTGGTCACGGTGCCGGGGTTGGTGGCGTTCTTCACGACTGCCGCAGCTTCCGGGCCGGGGCCGTTACCGTGCGTGGCGTCGTTCATCAGGTCCACGGCGGCGGGCGTGATGGCCGTCAGCGTGTCGGTCCCGGTGGACGTCTTCGTGTTGTCGCGCACAGAAGTGGCGGTCTTGGCGATCGCGAACGGACCGGCGCCGGTCGCGCTGGGCGGCAGCGTGGCCTTCAGGATCACGTTGTAGGTCGCACCGGCAGCCAGCGGGCCGGTGTCGATCGTGCCGTCGCCGTTGGTGTCGACCAGGGGCGTGCTGCCGTCCGACTTGTACAGCGCGAAGGTCGTGCCCGACGGGAAGGTGTTGCTCGCGGCCAGCGTGATGTTGAAGGTGTCGGTGCCGTTGCCGGTGTTCGTCACCACGTTGGTGAAGCTCACCGTCGAACCGGCCGCCGCGGAGGCGACTGCCGCCGGGGGCGTCAGCGTGACGCCAGCCGTCTGCGTGACCGTGAAGTCGACGCGGTTGG
The sequence above is a segment of the Ramlibacter agri genome. Coding sequences within it:
- a CDS encoding beta strand repeat-containing protein, whose translation is MNVALPSPRPWLWDYVSRGLAGLFVAMLMLVVGAPAHAAPPPAGTSISNQASATYSDGSGVGRTVTSNLVQTTVTQVYALTLTQNGAQSATPGSIVYYPHTLTNTGNGTDTFNLAASSGTTAFTMSSVLIYADNGSGQITGSPITSSGALASGATFKFIVAATVPATATAPQTNAVTVTATSGVGTSPPSASNTDTTTVTANAVVTLTKSISAPSGAPGSGPYTYRLTYTNTGNSDATAVVINDAIPTGMTYVPASGRWSVTGSSVALSDSGAVSGTSPNTLTSTFTAGAFTVNIAKVTAGQSGWVEFSVNVGAVAPGVISNTGTVQYYNGSATANGSSNRVDFTVTQTAGVTLTPPAAVASAAAGSTVSFTNVVTNTGNGTDTFNITLAASNTFPSGTTFALYKSDGSTPLVDTNGDGTIDTGPLAAGATYNVILKATLPPSATGAGPFAIAKTATSVRDNTKTSTGTDTLTAITPAAVDLMNDATHGNGPGPEAAAVVKNATNPGTVTTFTLQVKNTGPTADTFDMLASNTTTFPGALPSGWSVVFKADASAGACTTTGASLTNTGTINAAATTTVCAVVTVPAGYPAGDVAVYFRAKSPSSNAADVLYDAVTVNAVRSLSLTPNGAGQTYPGGSYVYKHTLTNNGNVVEAGTTTVFSTLAPVQANNTSGWSSTLYFDSNGNGTLDATDTLVTGNLNAVLPAGGLAIGQSVTLFEKVIAPSGATPGSINATTITINTTNGTYTSTVPAATVATDSTTVIAGNLTLVKEQQLDATCAGTTTGTWTQGNLSAAPGTCVMYRITVTNVGAADATGVVISDATPTYTTISTVAATASPGQVTGPALNASGTITAYIGTGANSATPVGGTLAAGASATVTFGVKITP
- a CDS encoding DUF11 domain-containing protein, with amino-acid sequence MSRRLLQQLLVCWALLLGCMQGQAAPAAGSVISNTALATFVDSTSGLSARLSSNTVNTRVTVLEALTLSASQNLMVGTGAPFAASHTLVNTGNTDTTYLLTVAVATGSAFTPLNLQVVQDVNGNGRADSGEPVIGATGITLPMGTSVNLLVTGTVPPTAGAAQAASVVLSAVSQVQGARATNTDTFTLTSGAAVQALLSASVAAATPSSPIDWTAVAINNGNTAAGAVAITIDGTPATGFVLRAAVPANTAFTSVTGSTNVGARTLYHLVGNATNNYASTAASGASVDGVAWMLASLPAGGSLQGQFRVTANANAAGSIVNTAYADWADTTAVQLATSNRVVLPLPNRAAEISFYSSSAYAAHASQNQPGKPLFVQLDAAVCNADAARADTVPVTLTSQLTGDVEVFTATETGPNTGLFRILPNVPTANAASHIVSSGDGIMEVLRNDLVTASVTSCGGVSATATTTLLIDPSGVVYDSRSNLPLSGATVQLIDVTGNGNGGRAGSPADVLEMDGTTKAASSVVTSADGVFAFPLVQPSTYKLLVTPPNGFQFPSALPIALQPAGRVIDQVGSYGGSFTAALGPVRFDVPLDTGDEGGMFLQKTASKATAEIGDFVDYTVTVKNVLQVPLLNVVVRDALPRGFAYVKGSARLDGAALADPAGGTGPQLTFAIGKIVNGVQRTLTYRVRVGVGSQGGDGINTAQAEGGSIFSNHGSARVQVVGGVFSNDAYLIGKVYADCRGDGVQADGAPGIPGVRILLEDGTYAVTDEEGKYSLYGLTPRTHVAKVDLTTLPAGSSLRVLSNRNAFDAGSRFVDLKNGELHKADFAVAGCDEGLREQIAARRKALANPAEMVQAASTMLAATPTASATDARTLPASGALALPGGARNAAANGTAPTLGAVGDTGGSVAAMQQGLPKSVFRPVDTVPGQAPAPAAVPAAETQAVPELEDLLPQVTADTGFIGLEEGQVLPTAQTRVRVKGPLGATFELQVNGQVVPTTQVGKRSSLPPNKVTGWEYIGVDLHPGRNTLEVQVKDPFGNVRGKAQVTVLAPGPLATVRIDVPKQPVADPNTPIAVAIALEDAAGLPATARAEVTLLASAGEWQVADVNPTQAGTQVLLEGGSGRYLLVPPAQPGKVTLTVQAGMVKSTAEVEFVPLLRPMIAAGVVEGTINLRNLNPAALQPASSGDVFEREIQSASHSFDNGKGQAGARAAMFLKGKVLGSSLLTVAYDSDKPSDTRLLRDIQPNQFYPVYGDSSARGFDGQSTGKLYVLLQNGTNFALLGDFTSQSENTARQLTQYSRSLSGAKGRWSNGTVGVEAFGSRTGATQVVQEFRGNGTSGPFQLNANGVVNSEQVHVIIRSRDQPALVLKDTALTAFTDYSIEPLTGLLLLKDAVPSVDADLNPVFVRVSYDVDNGGPKHDVAGVEANVQVLPGTTVGAVVVADEDPANRQRLQGLTLTSKLGEKTVLTAEAARSRTDLQGDGKGERFEFRHEGTEVQARVWGAHTDGGFYNPNSPQSAGQSQYGAKAGYVIDPATRVVGEALRTTNSLTGAEQTGAELRLERSLPGNARIEVGVRYSKANAAATGTSVAAPGTESLTATTSTAATSTSTAETGYTSARVKLTVPVPGVPSADVYALAEQAIDGSGGRETGVGANYQLNPATKLYARHDFINSLNGPYTLNAEVSRYTTVAGVTTTLPGNTQVFNEYRMGDAIDGRTSEAALGLRNTVRVAEGMNVTAALQRIKPITGPTTDESSAVSLGVEYTAAADWKASSQAQWQMSASSRSWLLGGAVVNRLDREWTLLNRFLYNDQTNIGTTSSSGERTIVKAQSGVAYRPVDDDTWNALARVEYDRDHDTTAVHATDQGAWILSTHLNVQPRRDWVVNGRYAAKLARDRASGLDSKSFTQLVGARSVWDLNERWDFGVQAYTMWGNDVRESAIGLEIGYLVWKNLWLSAGYNIMGFSARDLAGDATTQKGAYLRMRFKFDETLLQNDADASPKAQPAAGGKS